One Paenibacillus sp. SYP-B4298 genomic window, ACCGATGACGCGGCTGCTGTCGAGCGCACCGGGGTGGCGGTTGCGGTCGCGGAAGGGGAATATACCAATATTAAAATTACGACGCCGGAGGATCTGCCCCTGGCAGAGCTGTGGCTGTCGCTGCGCAAGCGGGAAGGGGACTTATCATTATGATTCGAGTAGGACAAGGCTTTGATGTGCATCAACTGGTAGAGGGTAGACCATGTATTATCGGCGGCGTGACGCTGCCGTATGAGAAGGGGCTGCTCGGCCATTCCGACGCTGACGTGCTGCTTCATGCAATTAGCGATGCCGTGTTGGGTGCGCTGGGACTGGGCGACATCGGCAAGCACTTTCCAGATACCGATCCGGCCTTCAAGGATGCGGACAGTCTGAAGCTGCTGGAGCGGGTGTGGGCGCTTGCGAAGGAGCGCGGCTACAAGCTTGGCAATATCGACTCGACGATTATCGCCCAGAAGCCCAAGATGGCGCCCTACATTCCGCAGATGGCTGAGGTGATCGCGCGCGCGCTGGAGGCCGACCTGTCGCAGGTCAATGTAAAGGCCACCACGACGGAGCAGCTCGGCTTTGCCGGCCGCGGAGAGGGGATCGCGGCGCAATCGGTTGTCTGTCTCGTCAAGGATGTGCTATGATGTGCGTCTGAGTGTGCAACAGCCGCTACAGCGGCTTATAATATACGTTATTACATAAGGGAGAGAATGAAGCGATGGCACAGGAAGTAAGAGTACGCTATGCCCCTTCGCCAACCGGGCATCTGCATATTGGCAATGCGCGCACGGCGCTGTTCAACTATTTGTTTGCGCGCAAGCATGGCGGCAAGCTCATTATTCGCATTGAGGATACCGATGTGAAGCGCAATGTGGCGGGCGGCGAGGAGAATCAGCTAACCTATCTGAAGTGGCTGGGCATTAGCTGGGATGAGAGTATTGACGTGGGCGGCGCCTACGGCCCTTACCGTCAGACCGAGCGGCTGGAGCT contains:
- the ispF gene encoding 2-C-methyl-D-erythritol 2,4-cyclodiphosphate synthase, whose translation is MIRVGQGFDVHQLVEGRPCIIGGVTLPYEKGLLGHSDADVLLHAISDAVLGALGLGDIGKHFPDTDPAFKDADSLKLLERVWALAKERGYKLGNIDSTIIAQKPKMAPYIPQMAEVIARALEADLSQVNVKATTTEQLGFAGRGEGIAAQSVVCLVKDVL